Part of the Phragmites australis chromosome 23, lpPhrAust1.1, whole genome shotgun sequence genome is shown below.
CCCCCTATAGTCCAAAATCATGCACCCACAGGTCTAACCGTCCAGCATGGCAAGCCCAGTAGTCAGCTAACATGCCAAGCCTATGAAGTGGTGtatccttttatttttctctagtTTCGTCACTGTTTGTATTGAGATTTATGTTGAagagatagataaaaaaatcataggtTAAATGAGAGAATCAACTGATGAGCCGAGATAGATCGTGCTTGCGTGAAGGCATGGGGAGTTGTATTTTGCCAGTATGGACCGGGGTCCAAACATTAAAGCCGAAATAATTGCGGCACACACCATCTGACCATCCTCCTGCCGCCATAAAGCTACTCCATTCAGCAAATGCAGACAGCTATCCTAACATAGATAGATGGCTTTGAAGCAAGAAGCCACAACTCCCCCAGCAATGATTCAGTGCACCCCCAAAACTCGATCGCAGCTTATTTTCTTTTGACCTACGCTTAACTTTACGAGTTGTGCTGCGTAGTGGCAGCAGAATTGTAGCGTCCCAGTCCATCACTTTAGATTGTAAGTACTATTTTCTGAATAGCTTTGGAGAAAGTTCTTGCCTACTTGGACAAGCTCATGAAAGGAGACCTAAGCAAAGCATAGCACTACTGCATATAAAAGGAGCAGCCTGCTAATTCCAAGCTAAACCTCATCATGGCAAGGTCCCAGTTGGAGGCGTGGTTAATGATAGTAAtccacggcacggcacggcacgcaATAATCTAATCCGAGGGCTGATCATTCTGTTCATGCCGGTCCAGGCGATTGGGCGCCCTGATACGGAACAAAGCGTGAGGTCCCGCGGGAAATCCAGAGGAGATGGATCCGCCATTGGCGACCAGCGACATCGAATATACAAATACCAGTACCGTGCATGCGAATAAACATATACTCCCAAGATATACCTAGTTCACGAAGATGCATTCAGATACTAAAGAAATGACAATTTGTGGTATCTGAATTCAGGAGCCAAGGCTTGCAGAGGACACCAAAGTTcagagtttttcttttcttttcctttggcGACTAGTTCAGAGCTTGTCCACTCTGTTTTCCGCAAGGTTTTTCACTGCGCTAGTCTACTCTGTTTTTCACTGCGCTAGCTGTACTGCATCAGTCGATTATCAATGCCTTGGGACCATGCTCTGACTGTGAGCAAGCAGTGGTGTTACAaatgtgaattttttatttttatatttttaaataaaaaagttgcaAATATATGTCATGTTTTGAAAATTTGTAGATCTAGGCTCTGTAGCTCCTTGTCTGTAGTGTTCCAAtgcttttaaaattcaaaacactatcgaaacaCAGGTCGACTTCCAATGAACGACATGAGttagatttataatttttcaaaataaacatatatatttacaattttttgacttaaaaaatataaaaataaaaagttcacAAATGTGAAGCAATTCTAATGCAACTGctagaggaggggaggggacaGGCCTATATATTCTTACCCCATCAATAATGTAAGTGCAGGGAGCAGGAAAAAGGCACCATGGACACGGATTCTCtgcattaatgatgattaatgtaGAGAATTACTGTTTACACAGTAATATGAGTCTGCTTCTACAGTTCTCTGCATTAATTAATCATTGTTTACTGCGTATACTGTAGCTGCAGTATTCGATCCTATTGTACCATGAATTTGTACTGTGGCAGCAGGTACTGTAGTGTTACTGTAGCGATCGATCCAATCCATCCATCTCTAAATCAAGGGCTGTGGAGTGCTTCTAATGCACTCTACTGTAGGTGTGTCCCACCACCATAGCCCAAATTGAGCTGCAGCAGCCAGCAGCTGTGCCTCCATGGCTCTCTTCTCTCACATGGTCCACTAACCATCACGATTCACCACCAGAACCATCATCATGATCGTCCCCTCCACTGCTCCCACAATTATCACCATCATCAGGATCATCCAACCCTGTTACAGAGTATTATACCTTCGCTCTATCTCACGCCAAAGCAGCAAGAACGATACAGGCATCGAGTCGGTCGTTGACAACATTCCACTAGTATGTAAAAAGAGCTTAGGGGCTGTCTGGTTCGGGCCCAACCTGCGGGCGCGCCAACGATTTGGTGAAGGATTTCGTCGCCTCCATCTCGCCCACACCTAGGCGCTAATTCATATTTGAATTAGCGCGGGTAAACCAAATCGCGGGCGCCAAACCAAACGTGCGCCTCGGCTGGCTAGGCATGCCAACTTTTGGCGGGACGAGTGTCAAGTTCTGCCATCCAGGCATCCACAACACAAAGTCTGACATTAACAGCATTGTTTTgcacatttttctaccatcaccTCTTATGGAGCAAGAAGGAAAGCGACATCACAAGTTCACCACCTTCCTGAGCTATGAAAGCATCACCATCTCTTATGACAACTATTGATAATTACTATACCTACCTTCGCCTTCAAGGAAgttgcttttttttaaaaggaagaAAGGTGAAAATAagctaagaaagaaaaaagaaaagagaaaaggaaagaaaaggggGCGATCCTAGCTGGTGATCCAGCCTCCAGGGTGTACCAACCATGGTGACGTTGATTGATGATCAACTGTGACCTGAGCTCCTTCCGGTTGGTTTCACTTTGAACCAGCCGCTGCGACTGCATGGCAGCTCCCCTCACATCACTGAGCAGCTGTTGGGGTTCTCGTCGCTGAAGATGTTGTAAGGCTCGGAATGCGGGTGCGGCGGCATCGGGTAGGCCATAGGGTAATGCATCGGCGGGCGGCCGTACCCGTAGCCCATCGGCGGGTACCCGGCGCCGCCGTGGCCGTGAGGCCCGTGTCCATGGCCGCCCATCATcatctgttgctgctgctgctgctgcatcaatGCCATGTACTGCTGCTGCGCCAGGGGGTTCCCGGAGGCCGCAGCAGCCTGCAGCATCTCCGGTCCGgacggcacgccgccggcggcACCGCCCTGGTAGAACCCCGCCCCGGCCATGCCGCCGGCTGGCATACTATGTACGGCACCGCCACCACCCTGCATGCTCCCCATGTGGGGGTGGCCCATCGGCATGCTCATGGGCCTGCCGCTCATCTGGCCCATACCGGGGAAACCGGCACCGCCCATCATGCTAGGCCTCATCATGcccggctgctgctgcggcggcatgCCGCCCATCGGGCCGCCGACCCCAGCGGCGGGGCCACCGGCGCCGCCACCCTTCTTACCCTGACCCGGCTGGTTTCCGCCGCCCTTGCCATTCTGCGGCTGCCCGCCGCCTCCGTTTTTACCGCCGCCGTTGTTGCCGTGGCCGCCTCCGCCACCTTGGTTATGCTTCGCGCCAGAGTCTTTCTTGCCCCCACCTCCGCCTGTGTTGGCGTTTCCCTTGATCTGAACCGGCATCTCGTTCCCACCGCCGCCCTTCTTGCCACCATTGGCGCCGCCGTTGCCACCCTTCATGTTGACCCCGCCGGCGCCTGGCGGCATGGCCATGggcttcatcatcatcttgggaTCATCGTAGAAGTCGTCGTCGAGGCCGTCGTCTTCGAAATCCTCATCGTCGTCGAAGTCGTCGAACTCATCATCGAACTCGCTGCCGTCATCCTCGAAATCGTCCTCGGGGACGTTGAACTTGACGGACTTGGGGTCCTTCCCCGGCGCGGCCGCCGGGAACGGCATCTTGCCGCCCATGAACTGAGGAGGAAGCTTGATTCCCTTCATCTGCATCTGTTGTTGCAGCCGTTGAATCTGCTGAAGCTGTTGCGGCGTTGGCTGCGGCAGCACCATCTTTGCATCTTtcccgccgcctccgcccccgCCGCTACCACCACCTGCTCCACCCTTCTGGTCCTTGCCGCCGGCGTCCTTGGGCTGGCCCTTGCCGCCGGCACCCTTGGGCTGGCCCTTGCCACCGCCGCCAAGCTGCAGCTTTTGGAGCTGGCTTACCACGCCAGGCTTGGAGCCCCACAGCTGGGTGGGCTTGCCGGCCTTGTTCAGCTTCTTGATGACGGTGTCCGGATCCATCAAGCCGGACACCGTCACCTTTCCCTGCTCCGCATCTATGCTGCTTTGGTACACACCTGCAGATCAATCCAACATATTTCTCTTAGAAGAGAGAGACTCGGGCaaaaataaacttttttttagacTGCACAGAAGAATTGTCCATCTTTCCATCAACAGAAGGAGAAGAACGAATCGCTCAGCTGGACAGACCCCAGTGAGCAGGAAAATGTACACAAAACATGGGGGAAAATAAACAACAAGAAAAACTGAAGAAAGAtgctgtttttttaaaaaaaaaatcttgcttACCATCAATCTTGTGGAGGATCTTCTTGACTTTCTTCTCGCACCCATCACAGTGGATGTTCACTTTCAGCACACAGGTCTAAAAATTTAGAAGAAAACAGAGAACACAGGTCACTAAAATAGCAAAACAAAGAGgcttcatgaaaaaaaaaagcatagcATGCTGCAGGAGACTTGGAAGGaaacacatggtgaaaacaaAAGCAAGCTGCCTGCCTCATGAAAATGGCAGCAAACACAAGAAGGATTACGGAATGTATGCTCTGCTGCTTGAGTTGAGAAGGAAAACTCACCTGCACCTTGAGGACATCCTCCTTACTCATCCCTGACCACCTCGAATGCTGCAACCCCCACCCGCAAAGACCCAAGGAGCTTCAGATCTGGTACGCAGAGCACTCAAATCAGGGAGAGGAGAACAAGAAGGCAGCAACTACGAAACATCTCTCTCAGAGAGATGGGGCGTATGAGTAGAAGAGAGGGGGGAATGCCTTCTCTCTGGAGCGAGTACTATCCCTTCACACATTCACACAAAGAATCAGcaatagagagagagaagaacagACCCTTATTAGAGTTTGTGTTTGCAGAAAACCAGGAGCAAAGCTATAAACCAAGCCTGGTGTGGTCCAGAGAAAGAATGGAGGCAGGGAGGAAGATGAGAGCCTCCTCCTCTCTATCTACAACAAAGTTAAGCACATGCAGCCTGCTTACCCTTATACTATTCTCCTTTCGCCTTTGGCTCTTCAGAAGATTGTGAAATGGAACTCTTGCAAAAGACTAGCCAAAGAGGGCTTAAATAACCCTTTGTTACTTGTCAGCGAGTACAGGGATATGTTGAACATGTGAAGAACTGCGTACTACTCAGATATTATACTGCGCAAAAAGTGtgcatttttgcaaaaaaaggtGTGCATAGaagtcttgttctcctgccaatTTCACACACCAGTCCCTTTGTGAGATTGATAGTCAGTATTTTTCGGGATATGGAAACAACTATTCATCAAGGAATATTCCGTTAAGTATAGAACGATATTTGTCCAAATGGCTTGGCTTGGCTTCACGAGAACAAATTTTGTGGAAAAATTGTAGCATTTTAAACCTAAGATACAAGTAGAGTATATATGATGAATTTTATCTTCATCGCACAACTGAATAATTAATTTGTATAGAGATTATGCCAATGCTACTATATGTTTCGCAAAATACACAAATCAATAAATAATTATTCAAATAAAGATTACGACGTATTGTTACGGGTTTCGTGTGAGAGTTATATCTTGCATGAAAAAACATGCTGACTATGTAATAGAGAAGTTATGTCGGCTTAATATAGTAACGGATTtcatttattatattattatatttgaTGAGAGAATGTGACATCTTGCAATCGATAGTGGAGtatgttcattttttttgaaagaatcGAAAGATGACTTAGTTGTATGTAGTTTGGGTGTAGCGTGCTTCTAACAATAACTTTGCACGACGAGAGCAGTGCAGTGTTCGAACAAACATATTAAACATGCTAGCTCTACATTTTGCAACATCGGTTGCCAAAATTGTCGGAGCAGACGTTACACGCTCTCACTAGATAACATATCTTCTGCCATATACAACAACAGTTAGCCAATGAAGCCAAAGCCATAGATGTTTACGTCATGCAACAATATAGTCGTTACACTCAATCAGCGAGAACAATTACTTCCTCTGGTACGTGACAATAAGCCGTCAATGCCACAAGATATACCAAtttattcaataaaaaatagtcTAGAAAGTAGCCTAAGCTCATTCACAATTTTAATTGAAGTGTAAGTCATCTCACGGAATGCTACAACTCATTCCATGTAAATAGATTTGAAAGTGGTGTAAACTCATTCGCACTTTTAGTGCCTTGGTACCATGGAAAGGAGGAGTTGGCACCAGAAATTGAGTGCGCGTTTGGTAGCTTTGTTTCGGCTTACTTTGCTTGGCGAAATAAGAAATCACGCGTTTAGATGCTTTGCCAACTGCCTCGATGCTTGTGCTCACCTTGCCAACGTGAGAGAGCCAAATTTGCTCTCCAACACTTACAATACTAGCCTTACCGAAGGagacagaaaaaaaatcaagcacACCTAAATTATCAAGAAAAGAGGCTGTAAGATACTACATTTCGCAGAGACGCCGTTAGGTGAACTTCATCTGTTAACGAGGTTTTTTAAGAAAGTTTTTTTCGAATGCGTTAACAAGGTGCTTGATTTTGAATAATCCTGTAAAGAGGGGCTTAGATGCAAAAGGCTGAAGAATGGACGCCCAATGCTAACGCAAACGCATGACGCTGGCACAGTCAGCCACAGTCCAGTGCACCTCTTTAATCGTCATCGTCCTCTGGTGGCGCTGCCCGGAGACGCGGTGCGGTCACCCAGGCCGTCCTCGCCGTCCTCCCTGCCTGCGCCGCGCGGCGCGGGGCGGTTGCTACCTCGCGTGACGTGGAGTGGTGGACTGCGCAGCTCAGCGCAGCCTCGTCGCGCTCCAGGTCCAGCCGAGCTCACGCCATCCTCGCCGGCGTAGCGGAGCAGGCCGCGCTCTCCATGTGTGTCAGTCAGTTGCTGAGTCAGACGAGGGTGGTGAGCACATTAACTCACTGACTCATCTATGGCCCTTTGCATGGTTTCTGCCTCTGAAATTTGCTTTCCTTTTTCTGCTAGTCTGTTACTGTCTTTTGGAGTAGTAACTCTTCTCCTACTCCATTCACGTTCACCTCACACCAAAATGAATCGGAGAAAAAAGAACGGAACGGATCGCACTGACTCACTCCAAGAGCAGTAATTTGCGTATCAGAAGAGATAAACTATATATGGAAGCTAGTATTAATTTGTATCTTCAAATTCAACCGGTTCTCTTGTAAACTAGTAATGCCAGTGAATATAATCTGTGCAGATTCGGCATTCATTTGCAATTCATGCAAGTATATCAACGAAGCAGTTCACAAGCCAAACCACCGGATGCATTTTTCGCCTACAATTCATTGCTGCCGCTAGAGATATGCATGCAAGGTCTGCTGTAGCTAGACTGATGTCATCGCGTGTGTCTTCAAGTGCTAAAAGAGGACAGACTACAGGTTGTGGACGGTTCACACTAGTTATTTTTCAACTTCAGTTACTGATGCATGCATTTGAGCTTCTTTGTATATATGCACCTATTAGTAATTGGAAGCACAAGATCTCGACTACAGAAATGAAATCTGCGTGACACCTTTCATTTATTTGCAGCCACGCAAATCAAATTCATGGCTCCACCGCTCCAGGATTAATACTCAAAAAGATCATCCGATTCCAAGCATTCGCAATTGCAGATCGACATATATACATACGCTTGAAACAGAAAAATACGCAAGTGGTGGCGGTCTTCTTTTTCTTACGGGTTAaagccatctccagcagctaccttaaatttttatcctcaaaaatactattacagcatcctctatcactattacagcatctcttaCTTTTTCATCTCTAAgtagctaccctatttcctatcttctactctctttttctctctcctgcTCCGCTGCCAGTCTCCGtaaacagtgttgctacagtgccCGACGCGTTTTACTGCCTGCGGGTCCACTATCAGTCCCGTGAGCAGTGTGCTACAGTGATACATGCTGCTACAGTAGCCCACAAAATATACAGACCCCACTCTCTCCGCAAACACTGTAGCGTCACTGTTTGGCACTGTAGCACGgatgaggtagctgctggagtgCAATTTCCAGTGCTACCGTACTTTGTGGAGTACTGTAGCATGGATACAGCACAGTTGGCCTAAGAGAGATTTCATGAATTAAAAATCGGTAGGATTACAATCTTAAAATCTTGAACCACTAAGTGCTAATGTAGTGTGGATATCAGCCAACCATACTACTAAACTTTGGACACGACAAGCATGTTGAGCTAGTTCATGAGCTACCCGATTTTGATCTCTCTCTTTACCTTGATATATAACTTTGCCTTCTCCCAATGCAGCCATGAGCTCTCTTGAATCTGAACAATCGCCGCATACGGAGAGCAGCCAATGCCAGGATACTGCAACGCTGTAACACAACTTGCACGTCAGTCTCCAAGATAAGTGGGCCTTCTGCCCATTGATGAGCCAACCTGAGGGTAGGGCGGTCCATGGCCTGTACGAAACTAAAAACATAACATATTACATtgaaatatcaaaaaataataaatatattaattttaagataaatttatatgtattaaaaattatttctgATAAATGCTTACATTACTACTTACATTGTCAAATACTTTCTAGAGATCATGATTACTTACATTGTCAATATGGTCTTTGGGGCTCTGATCTTTCAGATTCCTGTTAACTTGCTCCTCCACAGTAACTATCGTCAACTCATCTAGATTCCATGAAGTGCCCATTTTACTTTTCAAAAATTTGCCAATGACTTCTTATGTGATTCTATCAACTCTTCTGCTcctttccttattttttttttctttttttcgctACCAATGCATGCTTTCTAGACGACATAATATAAGAATGtgctaaaaattgaaaaaataacaCATTAGCGATTGAAAACTAGTGCAAATCTATAAAAAGCACTTAATCGACTAAAGTAAATCTTATCAATTATCATGTAGAATTCGCAAATCGCAATAATTTGTATCTCTGATGGCATGCTGCAAATCAGTAATTGCAATGAGCATGCAACCATAGGACTTGGGGTGGGGAGAACCGAAGCATCAATAGACCATGTGTTAGGTGAGACTATTCTGCGTTAGGGTATACTTTCATTCATGAAGTTGCTATTGCTGATCGCGTCTCGCTGAAGGCCGAACGAAGAAGGCGGCGCTGGGAGGAGGAAAGCAATTCAATTGATCTTTTCCTTTGCGTCTCTAGACTGGGACATGAGATGAGTGAGTGCGACTGAAAAACCAGGCATCCGGGCGAGGCAGTGATCAAGTAAGGGGGCCTCTGCAGAGAGCAGACGATAGACTGCGGATTAATACTCTGATGCTCCACTTTTGGGTCGGCCCATAAAGCATTCACATGTCACCGAAAATTGGAGTTTTGaactaaaaacaaaaatgtACTACTATACAATACACATGTATGTACATGTACGATGAGGGGCCCCTGAGATTTGGGGACCCAGGATGGCCGCCCCGCTCGACCCCCTCAGGGTCGGTCCTGCCTGAGGCTCTCACCACAAGTAGTTAGCTCCACCTCTTCATCAGCTTAAGTACAACACCAAATCAACTTTTTGCCACCCTTAAGAAGTAGAAATTCTTGCTCTCACTGATATGTGGGGTTACCTGAGTCATAGACAGTGGGTTAGAGTGACAAAACTGTTACCACTCACCTCATAAGAGtggtaaaaaaataattaatccCACCATCCCGGACACTAGcacttcccccccccccccactcatCATGCATGATAATTAATGCGCTCCCCATGCTAGTACTCTCTAGAAATCCACCATCAACATTGATTTTAACCCAACCAGGAACGGGTTTACTCTACTGTGCCGCGGTGTTCTTCCTCATAAACACCAAAAGAAGCTGAACGATGACGTTAACATGTCTACTCGATCCTACAAGAGGATGATACCATGGTAGATTCTAGGATCGAGAATGATGACTATAGGAAGGTGAATAGACGCCTaaaaaatttctttcaaaatcgatagtcttctcctattttgatcaccaaacgcacctcaaaaactcaagcggaagcaaatagagagaaacaaagaaaagaaccaAAAACTTGTGACTCTATGGATGAGATATGAACACAAGTTTCCATTTAAGACCATTTCATGACCCTAGtaaaaaaaactcgcaactttgaaagaaactcaaaaagatgatcaccgggtgaagaaactcctcaagttgatgacttagaggcaagggaatgcaagacccaaatttgtactattgtacACACATTTTATGCTcctagcaaaaagaaaaatcactTCACAAAGGTGGAAAAAGTATAGCTAaaaaaggaaaacgaaaatcacaaccgaaaaaagaaaatttgcaaacttgtaagagaaccaatagagggaaactagaatgaGAAGAATTCAAACACAAGAGTAAACAAGAACTTCATTTCTTGTAGAAGTCAGCCATAtattaggcagattacaaagattttgtATACAAAAGCTCACACCTAATATATgagctaagcactcatctctctctcctctaaaactctagcacaaggctctcatatgaatgatacaaggggctcaaaatggctggttcaaactctcttataGCCTTATCCCTTTAGAAGACCATTCCTTGACCCTAGTCACAAAAAGCTGGTCACggggtgaagaaactctccaagttaataACTTAGAGGCAAATGAATACGAGACacaaatttgtactattgtacgtgcattttatgcctctagcaacaagaagaatcactttacaaaggtgaaaaactatagctaaaaaaggaaaacaaaaatcacaactgaaaaagacaaacttgtaaacttgcaagggaaccaatagagaaaaactagaaagagatgaatTCAAACACAATAGTAAACAAgaacttcatttcttgcagaggtcaACCTATTTTGGacggattaaaaaaaattgcatacaaAAGCTTACACCTAATACATAGGGTAAACACTCATCTCCCTCtcatctaaaactctagcacaaatctctcatatggatgacATAAAGGGCTCAAAATGGTTGGTTCAAACTCTTCTATAGCTCTACAactttatttataggcctataaaatttaacccctaagtttcctagcttgttatcaaaataccactctcttgtagtacactcatacataccaccgagagtattttagtctatttcttgctccgtccatcgaacggctgcgacgccttcacaacttagcttcgcctcatgcaagctttgcgatgatgccacatactcctccagtcttcCTACGGTTTTGATGCACAACTGTAAAACCATCCGCATGCTTCTGAAAGCATGACTCGTcatttgcttacaccttaagcaagcgctctgatgtcaaCACGTATAgtccatcttgcgatcctgatcgtcggtaagtctcttccgctcTTGATCCGTTGGgatgccttgtcacttgcatcaacATCTGTcgttgaatcaggaaccaggggtccccgaattccgaggccaggtcagcaatccgccacgtggcgccctcccgtggGGATTATCTCCGCggggtacgagaagactaagtcccgggagggggtgctcggggccatgaacagtggtccccgagtgcccgagtcccccgatgatctacgaagaccaagtgccgggaagggagtgctcggggtcatgaacagtggcccccgagcactcggttccccgaggaccaagtcccccgacgaccagaaaagccgagtaccgagAAGGgcatgctcggggctgcgaacagcggcccccgagcactccgttccccgaggacccgaacagtcaattccgggagagagtgctcggggccgtgaatagtggcccccgagcactcggttccccaaggaccaagagagggcgttcccgggagagagtactcggggatatgaacagtacccccgaacactcgattccccgacggcccaagaagtccttcgtcggtgtcccccacaggggtccggcggtgaggtgtcagtctgtgaaaggcccgatgccgtatttaagaaggcgcatggcctgtcacctccaactgctcctgccacgctcggtgtcagtccttGACACATCCTagtagaagggcgtggggacatttaatgcacgggtcccatcccgcgtcatccagcgcgcctcgggatagcatcgcaaggcccaaggcgccccgcctgctgccctgctgtgtcaga
Proteins encoded:
- the LOC133906683 gene encoding heavy metal-associated isoprenylated plant protein 33-like, translated to MSKEDVLKVQTCVLKVNIHCDGCEKKVKKILHKIDGVYQSSIDAEQGKVTVSGLMDPDTVIKKLNKAGKPTQLWGSKPGVVSQLQKLQLGGGGKGQPKGAGGKGQPKDAGGKDQKGGAGGGSGGGGGGGKDAKMVLPQPTPQQLQQIQRLQQQMQMKGIKLPPQFMGGKMPFPAAAPGKDPKSVKFNVPEDDFEDDGSEFDDEFDDFDDDEDFEDDGLDDDFYDDPKMMMKPMAMPPGAGGVNMKGGNGGANGGKKGGGGNEMPVQIKGNANTGGGGGKKDSGAKHNQGGGGGHGNNGGGKNGGGGQPQNGKGGGNQPGQGKKGGGAGGPAAGVGGPMGGMPPQQQPGMMRPSMMGGAGFPGMGQMSGRPMSMPMGHPHMGSMQGGGGAVHSMPAGGMAGAGFYQGGAAGGVPSGPEMLQAAAASGNPLAQQQYMALMQQQQQQQMMMGGHGHGPHGHGGAGYPPMGYGYGRPPMHYPMAYPMPPHPHSEPYNIFSDENPNSCSVM